Within the Bacillota bacterium genome, the region CCGCAAGGGGCGGGGCCGGGTCTCGTGGTCCGCGTAACGGGGGGAATAAAGGCGATGCCGTTGCCGGCCCATCGGAGCGGCGTGATGGTGTGGGCCATCGACGCCCGGCGCCTGCGCCAGGGCCTGGTCGTGGCGGTGTCAATCGCCGGCGCCGTACTTCTCGCCCGGGCCTTCGGCATCGTGGACCGGCCGTACCGTGCGGGGCTGGCCCTCCTGCGGGCCGTACCCCCTCCGAGCCGCCGTCACGTGGAACCCGTCTACCGGGGGCCGTCCGATCGACCGTGGGCCGCCCTGGCGGTGAACGTGGACTGGGGTGAAGAAGTGCTGCCCGCCATGCTCGATAAGCTGCAGCGCCACGGGGTGAAGGCCACGTTCTTCCTGACCGGCCGGTGGGCCCAGCAGTTCCCCGACCTGGCCCGGCGCATCGCCGAAGAGGGCCACGAGATTGGCAACCACGGGGTCGACCACTATCACCCGGCAGAACTGACCAACGAGGAACTGGACTGGCTGGTCCGGGAAAACGCCAGGCTTCTCGAGCGGCTGACGGGCAAGCGCACCGTACTGTTTGCGCCCCCCTACGGAGAGGTGGACGGTCGGATCGCCCGCGTCGCCGCCGGCGCCGGCCACTACACCGTCATGTGGAGCGTGGACACCATCGACTGGCAGCGCCCGCCTTCCGACCAGATCCTGGAACGAGTGGCCCGGCGGGCCGGCCCCGGCGCCATCATCCTGATGCACCCCACCGAACCGACCGTCGAGGCCCTGCCGGACGTCATCGATCTCCTGCGCAGGCGGAACCTGACGCTGGTCCCGGTCGGGCGGCTCGTCGCCGCGCTCCACGAGGCCGAACTCGCCGGCCCGGACAGCGGCCTCACAGGGAACGGGCAATGACGTCCCACATCCCGGGGTCCTCCTGGCCCAGCCTCCAGATGGCGATCCCGCCCAACTCGTAGCGGCCCACCAGGAGGAGCTTGTAGCCGGCGCTGTAGCGGTTTTCGAACCAGACCTGCCGGCTGCCGACGGTGAAGTACGGCACCTTGTACGTGGGATGCCAGCGCAAAGTGGCCCCGAGGCGATCGAGACGGCTCATCGCCTGGGCATACGTCAGAGCCCGGGCCGCTTCCCCATCGCCCCACTCGTAGCCGTAAGCCGGCAGGCCGAGGAGGATCTTGTGCGACGGTATGCGGGAGACGGCATATCGGACGACTTTTTCCACCCACTCCACCGAGGCGATGGGGCCCGGCGGACCCGTGCGGTAGTGCTGGTCGTAGGTCATGAGCCAGACACCGTCGGCATAGCGGCCAAGCGCCTCATAGTCGAACGCCGCGAAGTGGGCGCTGGCGGGGCCGTCCGAGGACTTCGCGGGAGTCGCGACGGTCAGCTTGCGCCCGTCCCGGTGCAGGCGCTCGGCCAGATCCCGCACGAAGGCCGAGAGCGCCTCGCGGTCGGAGGGAGGCACGTTTTCGAAATCGAGGTTGATGCCGGTGACCCCGTAGCGCGCGGCCTCCAGCGCCAGGTTTTCGACGGCGCGCCGCCTTGCCTGCGGGTCCGAAAGCAGGCGGTGGACGGAGTCGGAGTCGAAGGTGCCGTTCTGGTAGTTATGCACCAGGGCGTAGGTAGAAAGCCGCCGGCTCCCCGCCGCCCGGAGCGCCCGCCCCAGCGCCGCCGCGTCGCCGGCGGGCTGAACGCTCCCGTCCGCAGCCACCACCCAAGCCCACGGGGCGATGGCCGTCAGGCGATCGGCGTTGGCGATCATGGAGTCGTACGACGGGTTGTAGGGCTCATCGACGTAGTAGCCGACCACGGCGCGGCCGCTGACGGGCCGGGAAGGCGGCGGCTGCTGGGACCACGGGGAGAGCTCGACCAGTGGCCTCCAGATCCAGCCCGTCGTGCCTGAGGGGAGCTCGGCCCGATACCAGTCGCCCTGCTGCGAGAGGATGGTCACCGCGGTTCCCCTGGGCACCGTCACGACCGGGTCGTACGAGGTGCCCGGGCCGGCGCGGAGCACCGCCTCGCCGGCACTTACGACGGCAGGTTGCAGCATGCCAGGCCGGCTTTCGCCCGGGGCGGGGGGTTGAGAGGGGGGCAGCGCGCCGCCGGACGGGGGCGTGCCCGAGGGCGGCGTCCCGGCGTTGGCAAGCAGGTACATGATGACGGCAACGGCAATGGCTACGGCCTTCTGGGACAAGGGTGACGCCCACTCCTCCGTTTTGCGGGGCAGTGTGAGGGCTACCAGCGCCCGGGGCTCCCATACGACCCCACCCCTCTGCCGCCTTCTGGGAATGGCAGGCGGCGGTGGCGATTCGTGACGGGCCTGGCGCTCCCTTACCGTGCGGGGTTCTGGCGGGAGGGCTATAATGTTGGGCGGTTGTCCGGCAGACCGGGCACCGGACACTGCTGTTTGCGAGCGAGGAGGCGGGTTCTTGGGTTCGACGATACGCAGGACGGTTCTGGACAACGGCGTGCGCATTGTGACCGAGGCGATGGACGATTTGCGTTCGGCCAGCGTCAGCTTCTGGGTCGACGTGGGATCCCGGGACGAGGCGCCTGGCGAACAGGGCATCTGCCA harbors:
- a CDS encoding polysaccharide deacetylase family protein, which codes for MPAHRSGVMVWAIDARRLRQGLVVAVSIAGAVLLARAFGIVDRPYRAGLALLRAVPPPSRRHVEPVYRGPSDRPWAALAVNVDWGEEVLPAMLDKLQRHGVKATFFLTGRWAQQFPDLARRIAEEGHEIGNHGVDHYHPAELTNEELDWLVRENARLLERLTGKRTVLFAPPYGEVDGRIARVAAGAGHYTVMWSVDTIDWQRPPSDQILERVARRAGPGAIILMHPTEPTVEALPDVIDLLRRRNLTLVPVGRLVAALHEAELAGPDSGLTGNGQ
- a CDS encoding glycosyl hydrolase family 18 protein; protein product: MSQKAVAIAVAVIMYLLANAGTPPSGTPPSGGALPPSQPPAPGESRPGMLQPAVVSAGEAVLRAGPGTSYDPVVTVPRGTAVTILSQQGDWYRAELPSGTTGWIWRPLVELSPWSQQPPPSRPVSGRAVVGYYVDEPYNPSYDSMIANADRLTAIAPWAWVVAADGSVQPAGDAAALGRALRAAGSRRLSTYALVHNYQNGTFDSDSVHRLLSDPQARRRAVENLALEAARYGVTGINLDFENVPPSDREALSAFVRDLAERLHRDGRKLTVATPAKSSDGPASAHFAAFDYEALGRYADGVWLMTYDQHYRTGPPGPIASVEWVEKVVRYAVSRIPSHKILLGLPAYGYEWGDGEAARALTYAQAMSRLDRLGATLRWHPTYKVPYFTVGSRQVWFENRYSAGYKLLLVGRYELGGIAIWRLGQEDPGMWDVIARSL